The Cuculus canorus isolate bCucCan1 chromosome 35, bCucCan1.pri, whole genome shotgun sequence genome contains a region encoding:
- the LOC128849911 gene encoding serine/arginine repetitive matrix protein 1-like isoform X2 has translation MTSRTTSSQEPSLEERTERLLRRSFSLLGSAPCLPSWRSRDQDEAVRAPPSWTEPSTWWRPSWRSRDPRLGQDSAGSCSHHPLRQGLDQEEPNSHDALCRRPSWTSRDPHGGLEPNRSRSHEPLHQETPLLEPNSHDPLRQRPSWRSRDPLGATRSRSHDPLRPKKEQEEPNSHDALRRRPSWTSHDSHGGQDSARIDSHDPLRLETPLLEPNSHDALRRRPSRRSRDPLGATRSRSHDPLRPKKEQEEPNSHDALCRWPSWRSRDPQGGLEPNRSRSHDPLRPRKEPNSHDALRQRPSWTSRDPHGGQDSARIGSHDPLRQGLDQEEPNSHDPLPQRPSWRSRDPHGGRDSARIDSHDPLRPETPLLEPNSHDPLCQRPSRRSRDPPGATRIDSHDPLRPRKEQEEPNSHDALRQRPSWTSHDPHGGLEPNRSCSHDPLRQETPLLEPNSHDPLCQWPSWRSRDSGPGAATQPLTDPLLQLLLRRRRTLQGLLGLVESHLTALSEPPQPSGGAVG, from the exons ATGACGTCACGCACGACGTCATCGCAGGAGCCGAGTCTGGAGGAGCGAACGGAGCGGCTGTTGcggaggag tttctCCCTTCTCGGCTCCGCCCCCTGTCTGCCATCTTGGAGGTCACGTGATCAGGACGAGGCTGTGcgggcgccgccatcttggaCAGAGCCTTCGACGTGGTGGCGGCCATCTTGGAGGTCACGTGACCCCCGTCTAGGTCAAGACTCAGCCGGGAGCTGCTCCCATCATCCTTTGCGCCAGGGATTGGACCAAGAGGAGCCAAACTCCCATGATGCTTTGTGCCGGCGGCCATCTTGGACGTCACGTGATCCTCACGGAGGCCTAGAGCCCAACAGGAGCCGTTCCCATGAGCCTTTGCACCAGGAGACGCCATTATTGGAGCCAAACTCCCATGATCCTTTGCGCCAGCGGCCATCTTGGAGGTCACGTGACCCCCTGGGTGCCACCAGGAGCCGCTCCCATGATCCTTTGCGCCCCAAGAAGGAGCAAGAGGAGCCGAACTCCCATGATGCTTTGCGCCGGCGGCCATCTTGGACGTCACATGACTCTCATGGAGGTCAAGACTCAGCCAGGATCGACTCCCATGATCCTTTGCGCCTGGAGACGCCGTTATTGGAGCCGAACTCCCATGATGCTTTGCGCCGGCGGCCATCCAGGAGGTCACGTGACCCCCTGGGTGCCACCAGGAGCCGCTCCCATGATCCTTTGCGCCCCAAGAAGGAGCAAGAGGAGCCGAACTCCCATGATGCTTTGTGCCGGTGGCCATCTTGGAGGTCACGTGACCCTCAAGGAGGTCTAGAGCCCAACAGGAGCCGCTCCCATGATCCTTTGCGCCCCAGGAAGGAGCCAAACTCCCATGATGCTTTGCGCCAGCGGCCATCTTGGACGTCACGTGACCCTCATGGAGGTCAAGACTCAGCCAGGATCGGCTCCCATGATCCTCTGCGCCAAGGATTGGACCAAGAGGAGCCAAACTCCCATGATCCTTTGCCCCAGCGGCCATCCTGGAGGTCACGTGACCCTCATGGAGGTCGAGACTCAGCCAGGATCGACTCCCATGATCCTTTGCGCCCGGAGACACCATTATTGGAGCCGAACTCCCATGATCCTTTGTGCCAGCGGCCATCCAGGAGGTCACGTGACCCCCCGGGCGCCACCAGGATCGACTCCCATGATCCTTTGCGCCCCAGGAAGGAGCAAGAGGAGCCAAACTCCCATGATGCCTTGCGCCAGCGGCCATCTTGGACGTCACATGACCCTCACGGAGGCCTAGAGCCTAACAGGAGCTGCTCCCATGATCCTCTGCGCCAGGAGACGCCATTATTGGAGCCAAACTCCCATGATCCTTTGTGCCAGTGGCCATCTTGGAGGTCACGTGACTCCGGACCAGGAGCAGCAACACAACCACTGA CCgatcccctcctgcagctgctgctccggCGCCGACGGACGCTTCAGGGGCTCTTGGG ACTCGTCGAATCCCACCTGACGGCGCTGTCGGAGCCCCCTCAGCCTTCGGGGGGGGCCGTGGGGTGA
- the LOC104064062 gene encoding cytochrome c oxidase subunit 6B1, whose protein sequence is MAEEIKEKLSRYRTAPFDSRFPNQNQTKNCWQNYLDFHRCERALGAKGSDVSPCQWYRRVYRSLCPIEWVTTWDEYREEGTFPGKI, encoded by the exons ATGGCGGAGGAGATCAAAGAGAAACTATCGCGGTACCGCACGGCGCCGTTTGACAGTCGATTCCCGAACCAGAACCAAACCAAGAACTGCTGGCAGAACTACCTGG ACTTCCACCGCTGTGAGCGGGCGTTGGGGGCGAAGGGTTCGGATGTGTCCCCGTGTCAGTGGTACCGCCGCGTCTAccgctccctctgccccatcgAGTGG GTGACAACGTGGGACGAGTACCGCGAGGAGGGGACCTTCCCGGGCAAGATCTGA
- the LOC128849914 gene encoding kallikrein-14-like, with protein MDLLPVVVLLLLLSAAADGGPTPGDHHHLPMMVEMMEMDPSESSTVAPDERTPDRIIGGSPCVPASQPWQVLIYGPLRCGAVLLRDSWVVTAAHCNGRNLRLRLGENDLQRWEGTEQERLVAKAIPHPAYNPVTMDNDLLLLKLNRPAALGRAVRPLPLPRACAAPGALCLLSGWGTVTSPQVSLPRHLVCAYVQLLSAAACRRAYPHRVTDNMVCAGVRDQRVDSCQGDSGGPLSCNGTLQGIVSWGLQTCALPGRPGVYTRVCNYVGWLQETMDRN; from the exons ATGGATCTCCTTCCCGTGGTggttctcctcctgctgctctccg ccGCCGCCGATGGAGGTCCAACGCCCggtgaccaccaccacctcccgatgatggtggagatgatggagatggatcCTTCGGAGTCGTCGACGGTGGCGCCGGATGAGAGGACTCCGGATCGGATCATCGGGGGTTCTCCGTGCGTTCCGGCGTCCCAACCGTGGCAGGTCCTCATCTACGGCCCTCTGCGCTGCGGAGCCGTTCTCCTCAGGGACAGTTGGGTGGTGACGGCCGCGCACTGCAACGGGCG AAACCTCCGCCTGCGGCTCGGCGAGAACGACCTCCAGCGCTGGGAGGGGACGGAGCAGGAGCGCCTGGTGGCCAAAGCCATCCCCCACCCCGCCTACAACCCCGTCACGATGGACAAcgacctcctcctcctcaaacTCAACCGCCCGGCGGCGTTGGGCCGCGCCGTCCGTCCGCTGCCGCTGCCGCGCGCCTGCGCCGCCCCCGGGGCCCTCTGCCTCCTCTCGGGGTGGGGCACCGTCACCTCCCCACAAG TGTCGCTGCCGCGGCACCTGGTGTGCGCCTACGTGCAGCTGCTGTCGGCGGCGGCCTGTCGCCGCGCTTACCCGCACCGCGTCACCGACAACATGGTCTGCGCCGGCGTCCGCGACCAACGCGTCGACTCCTGCCAG GGGGATTCCGGAGGTCCTCTCTCCTGCAATGGGACCCTCCAGGGTATCGTCTCGTGGGGGTTACAGACCTGCGCCCTTCCGGGTCGTCCCGGAGTCTACACGCGCGTCTGTAACTACGTGGGATGGCTTCAGGAGACCATGGATCGAAACTAG
- the LOC128849911 gene encoding serine/arginine repetitive matrix protein 1-like isoform X1, producing MTSRTTSSQEPSLEERTERLLRRSFSLLGSAPCLPSWRSRDQDEAVRAPPSWTEPSTWWRPSWRSRDPRLGQDSAGSCSHHPLRQGLDQEEPNSHDALCRRPSWTSRDPHGGLEPNRSRSHEPLHQETPLLEPNSHDPLRQRPSWRSRDPLGATRSRSHDPLRPKKEQEEPNSHDALRRRPSWTSHDSHGGQDSARIDSHDPLRLETPLLEPNSHDALRRRPSRRSRDPLGATRSRSHDPLRPKKEQEEPNSHDALCRWPSWRSRDPQGGLEPNRSRSHDPLRPRKEPNSHDALRQRPSWTSRDPHGGQDSARIGSHDPLRQGLDQEEPNSHDPLPQRPSWRSRDPHGGRDSARIDSHDPLRPETPLLEPNSHDPLCQRPSRRSRDPPGATRIDSHDPLRPRKEQEEPNSHDALRQRPSWTSHDPHGGLEPNRSCSHDPLRQETPLLEPNSHDPLCQWPSWRSRDSGPGAATQPLTDPLLQLLLRRRRTLQGLLGYVGTPPAAILGSPCPWDYNSHHALRPIGPVRPHYWNYSSHDALRPIEMH from the exons ATGACGTCACGCACGACGTCATCGCAGGAGCCGAGTCTGGAGGAGCGAACGGAGCGGCTGTTGcggaggag tttctCCCTTCTCGGCTCCGCCCCCTGTCTGCCATCTTGGAGGTCACGTGATCAGGACGAGGCTGTGcgggcgccgccatcttggaCAGAGCCTTCGACGTGGTGGCGGCCATCTTGGAGGTCACGTGACCCCCGTCTAGGTCAAGACTCAGCCGGGAGCTGCTCCCATCATCCTTTGCGCCAGGGATTGGACCAAGAGGAGCCAAACTCCCATGATGCTTTGTGCCGGCGGCCATCTTGGACGTCACGTGATCCTCACGGAGGCCTAGAGCCCAACAGGAGCCGTTCCCATGAGCCTTTGCACCAGGAGACGCCATTATTGGAGCCAAACTCCCATGATCCTTTGCGCCAGCGGCCATCTTGGAGGTCACGTGACCCCCTGGGTGCCACCAGGAGCCGCTCCCATGATCCTTTGCGCCCCAAGAAGGAGCAAGAGGAGCCGAACTCCCATGATGCTTTGCGCCGGCGGCCATCTTGGACGTCACATGACTCTCATGGAGGTCAAGACTCAGCCAGGATCGACTCCCATGATCCTTTGCGCCTGGAGACGCCGTTATTGGAGCCGAACTCCCATGATGCTTTGCGCCGGCGGCCATCCAGGAGGTCACGTGACCCCCTGGGTGCCACCAGGAGCCGCTCCCATGATCCTTTGCGCCCCAAGAAGGAGCAAGAGGAGCCGAACTCCCATGATGCTTTGTGCCGGTGGCCATCTTGGAGGTCACGTGACCCTCAAGGAGGTCTAGAGCCCAACAGGAGCCGCTCCCATGATCCTTTGCGCCCCAGGAAGGAGCCAAACTCCCATGATGCTTTGCGCCAGCGGCCATCTTGGACGTCACGTGACCCTCATGGAGGTCAAGACTCAGCCAGGATCGGCTCCCATGATCCTCTGCGCCAAGGATTGGACCAAGAGGAGCCAAACTCCCATGATCCTTTGCCCCAGCGGCCATCCTGGAGGTCACGTGACCCTCATGGAGGTCGAGACTCAGCCAGGATCGACTCCCATGATCCTTTGCGCCCGGAGACACCATTATTGGAGCCGAACTCCCATGATCCTTTGTGCCAGCGGCCATCCAGGAGGTCACGTGACCCCCCGGGCGCCACCAGGATCGACTCCCATGATCCTTTGCGCCCCAGGAAGGAGCAAGAGGAGCCAAACTCCCATGATGCCTTGCGCCAGCGGCCATCTTGGACGTCACATGACCCTCACGGAGGCCTAGAGCCTAACAGGAGCTGCTCCCATGATCCTCTGCGCCAGGAGACGCCATTATTGGAGCCAAACTCCCATGATCCTTTGTGCCAGTGGCCATCTTGGAGGTCACGTGACTCCGGACCAGGAGCAGCAACACAACCACTGA CCgatcccctcctgcagctgctgctccggCGCCGACGGACGCTTCAGGGGCTCTTGGGGTATGTTGGCACCCcccccgccgccatcttgggcTCCCCTTGCCCTTgggactacaactcccatcaTGCTTTGCGCCCCATAGGCCCCGTTAGACCCCATTATTGGAACTACAGCTCCCATGATGCTTTGCGCCCAATAGAGATGCATTAG
- the LIN37 gene encoding protein lin-37 homolog, translating to MLAVKVKVEKTDLEAASARSRLDAVLQGLLERGGREAAAEEEAAKAPGEAVNKETLPSAPGKRPPPRLPQQRRKKRREAEEGPEPQRGNTYVIKLFDRSVELGQFAEGTPLYPVCRAWMRNCPTARGAAPQRPTDPPRGQVSSKGEEVYALPPPAPQVPPRAPSPLGPEQGQPPPDQPPPPPRSLLERNMERWRRVRQRWREAAQRQQQRYRPSLGLLRRIYERQ from the exons ATGTTGGCCGTGAAGGTGAAGGTGGAGAAGACGG ACCTGGAGGCGGCGTCGGCGCGGTCGCGGTTGGACGCGgtgctgcaggggctgctggagaGGGGGGGCAG GGAAGCGGCGGCGGAGGAGGAAGCAGCGAAGGCACCGGGGGAAGCCGTGAACAA AGAGACTTTGCCGAGTGCTCCCGGGAAGAG GCCCCCCCCCCGTCTCCCTCAGCAGCGGCGGAAGAAGCGCCGAGAGGCCGAAGAGGGGCCCGAACCGCAGCGGGGCA ATACGTATGTGATAAAGCTGTTTGACCGCAGTGTGGAGTTGGGGCAGTTCGCGGAGGGGACTCCGCTGTACCCCGTGTGCCGCGCGTGGATGAGGAACTGCCCCACGGCGCggggggctgccccacagcgacccacagaTCCCCCACGGGGGCAG GTGTCGTCGAAGGGAGAGGAGGTGTACGCGCtgcccccccctgccccacaagtgcccccccgcgccccctcGCCGCTGGGCCCCGAGCAGGGGCAGCCGCCCCCCGACCAG ccccccccccccccacggAGTCTTCTGGAACGAAACATGGAGAGATGGCGGCGAGTGAGGCAGAG GTGGAGGGAAGCGGcgcagcggcagcagcagcggtACCGCCCCAGCCTGGGGCTGCTGAGGCGCATCTACGAGAGGCAGTGA